The following is a genomic window from Sinorhizobium fredii NGR234.
TCAAGGCGTCTAAGCCTCGAGTTGGGGAGGATGCATTCTCAAGGCGGGTTATAACTACTTGCAAGTCCATCTCAGTGCTCAACGACGAGATCGCTTCTTAATCGACGAATTTGACGATGTGCCCAGCGCGCTCCGCTGCTTTCATGGATGCGATGTTTTCACGCTTCACCTCAGCCACCTTCTGGCCGAACGCTCTCTTTGCTTCGACAAGCATTGCCTCGCCGACTCCCTTTTGGCGTTGCTCCGGGGCGACTGTATAGCTGATCTCATCGCGGTCAATTCGAACAGTGCCAACTGGAATTCCGTCAACCTCGGCTATGTAAAGGCCGTGGTCTTCGCACTGCAGGCGTCTGGTGAGCCAGCCGACATGGCTATCCCAAACTAATTCAGATGTGTCGCGTGACACTTGCCTGGTCTCGGGGTCGTTTCTCCAGTCGAACAGCAACTTGGCATCGTCCATTGTCGCTTTGCGAAGTTCCATGTGTCCTCTCCGGTTAGTGGCTGTTTGTCTGCTACGAAATGCACGTGAGTCAATAGGCAAGCCCCTATTAGATGTGTAGAGTCCGCGCCGCGCATCGCTCGGGGGCGGTGAGACGACGAAACAAAATTGGAATAAGGTCCATTGTATGTCTGGGGAAAACGAAAAGGTTGAAAAGCTAAGCCTGGAAGAGGCGCATAACTATTGGATGCACCCAGACGATGGTGCAAACAATCCGCTAGAATATCTTGTCGACAGCGAGAGACTCAGAGCGCGAAACGCCTCACTCTTGTCTATATTCGAAAAACACGTGGACCCTTCAGATTCGATCCTCGAAATCGGGTGCAATGCCGGCAGAAATTTGCATGCACTTTGGAATGCCGGTTATCAGAATTTGTCGGCCGTCGAGATCAGCACCAATGCGATCGACATCATGAGTAGATTTCTGCCCGAAGTGCGGAAGAACACGAAGATCACCATTGGCGCGATAGAGGACATCATTAAAGGGATCCCAAGCACGCGGCATGATGTGATCTTTACAATGGCTGTACTCGTGCATTTGCCCTACGAGAGCGATTGGATCTTCAAAGAGATCGCCAGACGCGCGAAAAAGAAGATAATAATCTTTGAATGCGAAGCACAGAGTGAGCACTCGCCGCGCCATTTTCCTCGAAAGTACAAGCGGCTGTTCCAACTCTGCAAGAGGCCACAGATTGACCAAGTCTGGCCAGTCCCGGGCCTTCCTAAATCATATGTCTGTCGTGTCTTTGGGCCACGCCCTGGTGACGATTAATCGCGAGCCAGCCCCGCCATTCAGAGGGTTTAGTGCGATCGGGGCAGAGAATGCATTCCCAGAAAAAAGGCGGAAGCGATAGATGAAACCGGACCTCATGCGGGAGCCCGCTTGACTACCGGCCAAATCGGCCTCGTTGAATTTGAGAGAACCTAGCGCTGACCGGGCTTTCCTGCCGGTGCTGACCGCGCAAGGCGCGAAGTGGCAGATTCGACACGGATGGGCTTAGCAAGGCGCAGAACTGCTGGCCAACCGCGGATTCATGCGCGTGAATGAACTGGTCCAGCAAGTCAGCACCCTCGAAGGGCCGACAGCGGCGAGGCGGGGAGAGATCGCGGAGATGAAGTCGATCACCGAAATGTGAAACGGTGGACGCTGAAGGGCGGCGGACTTCAGGTGTTCGGTATTGAAGCGGCGGCGCCCCCGCGTGATCTTTGCCGGCGTGGTCAATCGCGCTCTTGGGCTGCTGTTGCGCGATGGGTAAAGCCGCCTTGCTCGCCCAGGTATTGCTACGGGTTGTCCAATGCTGATATGAGGCGTCGGCTCACGATATC
Proteins encoded in this region:
- a CDS encoding GNAT family N-acetyltransferase; protein product: MELRKATMDDAKLLFDWRNDPETRQVSRDTSELVWDSHVGWLTRRLQCEDHGLYIAEVDGIPVGTVRIDRDEISYTVAPEQRQKGVGEAMLVEAKRAFGQKVAEVKRENIASMKAAERAGHIVKFVD
- a CDS encoding class I SAM-dependent methyltransferase, which encodes MHPDDGANNPLEYLVDSERLRARNASLLSIFEKHVDPSDSILEIGCNAGRNLHALWNAGYQNLSAVEISTNAIDIMSRFLPEVRKNTKITIGAIEDIIKGIPSTRHDVIFTMAVLVHLPYESDWIFKEIARRAKKKIIIFECEAQSEHSPRHFPRKYKRLFQLCKRPQIDQVWPVPGLPKSYVCRVFGPRPGDD
- a CDS encoding DUF1515 family protein; its protein translation is MRVNELVQQVSTLEGPTAARRGEIAEMKSITEM